Proteins encoded together in one Asterias rubens chromosome 4, eAstRub1.3, whole genome shotgun sequence window:
- the LOC117289459 gene encoding melatonin receptor type 1B-A-like → MEFILNDTGIRATPGLTTTVPFSQLPSDAIGVDVTFSYGERVVLAVAICLIAVFGGFGNGLVIISVALSRKLRTATNVYVVSLSTTDLLTCLCLPWHALAVASVDGWPMDMVVCATAGALSIIFVGSSMITLAFIALNRLYLITQPSAKYRAFYTSKMLIATTLLAWLLPIATVAIPPLVGLGKLGYDDKYLRCGPLHKSKNSFSVYDSIIATVLYPAPLVIIVVSYVKIFLHIRRHTKTITAPNEHSSSSHYPKSPAVSNGNNHPQTPALKPQSSTKKRLSRRQVEITKNLFYVVCAFVLCLTPYSTGLMIPGLDHFVPYAGVILLLNSCVNPVIYAAKHPHFKTVFRYILTLKFSKIPEPSNFLRSALSSRSDLPSK, encoded by the coding sequence ATGGAATTTATTTTGAACGACACGGGTATAAGAGCTACACCAGGTTTGACCACGACGGTGCCATTTTCTCAACTGCCAAGTGATGCTATTGGCGTTGATGTCACATTTTCTTACGGAGAGCGGGTGGTCCTAGCGGTCGCGATCTGCCTCATCGCCGTGTTTGGCGGCTTTGGTAACGGCCTGGTCATCATCTCAGTCGCGCTGTCTCGTAAACTCCGGACTGCTACCAATGTGTACGTTGTGAGCCTGAGCACCACCGATCTGCTGACTTGTCTGTGCTTACCGTGGCATGCTCTGGCAGTGGCCAGTGTGGACGGGTGGCCGATGGACATGGTGGTGTGTGCCACAGCGGGTGCCTTATCCATCATCTTCGTTGGTTCGAGTATGATAACTCTCGCATTCATCGCCTTGAACCGGTTATACCTGATCACCCAACCCAGTGCAAAGTACCGTGCCTTCTACACCTCGAAGATGCTGATTGCAACCACTCTCCTAGCCTGGTTGTTACCCATCGCCACCGTTGCCATCCCTCCCCTGGTGGGGTTGGGAAAACTCGGCTACGACGACAAATACCTCCGATGCGGACCCCTGCACAAGAGCAAGAACTCCTTCAGTGTGTATGACAGTATCATCGCCACGGTCTTGTACCCTGCTCCTCTGGTCATCATCGTAGTCAGCTACGTGAAGATCTTTCTGCACATCAGGCGCCACACTAAGACAATCACGGCACCCAATGAACACTCTTCCTCGTCCCACTACCCGAAGAGTCCCGCCGTCAGCAACGGCAACAATCACCCCCAGACGCCGGCCCTCAAACCCCAAAGCTCCACCAAGAAACGGCTCAGCAGACGGCAGGTTGAAATCACCAAGAACCTCTTCTACGTGGTGTGTGCCTTCGTGTTGTGCCTCACGCCGTACAGCACGGGTCTCATGATACCCGGGCTGGACCATTTCGTCCCATACGCTGGGGTCATCCTCTTGCTCAATAGCTGCGTCAACCCCGTAATTTACGCGGCAAAGCACCCCCACTTCAAGACGGTGTTCCGTTACATCTTGACTCTCAAATTCTCAAAAATACCCGAGCCGTCAAACTTTCTTAGGTCTGCTCTCTCATCTCGCAGTGACTTACCAAGCAAATAA